The Budorcas taxicolor isolate Tak-1 chromosome 20, Takin1.1, whole genome shotgun sequence genome window below encodes:
- the HSPB3 gene encoding heat shock protein beta-3, whose amino-acid sequence MAKIILRHLIETPVRYEQEFEARGLEDCRLDHALYALPGPTTVDLGKARAAQAPPVDAAEMPPQRGESRFQVLLDVVQFLPEDIIIQTFEGWLLIKAQHGTRMDEHGFISRSFTRQYKLPDGIETKDLSAILCHDGILVVEVKDSAGTK is encoded by the coding sequence ATGGCAAAAATCATCCTGAGGCACCTCATCGAGACTCCAGTGCGATACGAGCAGGAGTTCGAAGCTCGAGGTCTGGAAGACTGCAGGCTGGATCACGCTTTATATGCACTGCCCGGGCCAACCACGGTGGACCTGGGGAAGGCCAGGGCGGCCCAGGCTCCTCCAGTGGACGCCGCTGAGATGCCGCCCCAGAGAGGCGAATCCCGCTTCCAGGTCCTGCTGGACGTGGTCCAATTCCTCCCCGAAGATATCATCATTCAGACCTTCGAGGGCTGGCTGCTGATAAAAGCTCAACATGGAACCAGAATGGATGAGCATGGTTTTATCTCCAGAAGCTTCACCCGACAGTATAAACTGCCCGACGGCATTGAAACCAAAGATTTGTCGGCCATCCTCTGTCACGATGGAATtctggtggtggaagtaaagGATTCGGCTGGGACCAAGTGA